From one Idiomarina sp. X4 genomic stretch:
- the rnr gene encoding ribonuclease R, translating into MSDNKTMPEYEVEIPSREQLLQLVKDNQKPVPFDEFIRVFKLDDERQSIGLKRRLRAMERDGQLIYSKANAYGLPERMDLIKGRIIGHKDGFGFCQPDEGGPDLFIPHHQMYSVLHGDRVLVKKSGKDSRGKTEGRIVRVTEPRDSNIVGRYFIEHDLGIVVPDDNRISQDILIPDADKNGARHGQLVVVEITRRPSRRTSPIGRVTEVLGEHMAPGMEIEVAIREHDIPNEWPKGIDNELSKYSEEVPKEAYEGRVDLRELPLITIDGADSRDFDDAVCCMPEEKGWRLWVAIADVSYYVRPDTALDKSATERGNSVYFPNNVIPMLPEKLSNGLCSLNPDVDRLCMVAEMELGPRGKLKASQFYPAVMKSHARLTYDKVKDILDGDKELREQYEPVLGNIEELRKLYNALSAARKRRSAIEFDTQETRFIFNAQRKIERIEPVKRHVAHKIIEECMIMANVAAAQLIESDKEVGALFRVHETPSDERLTSFRTFLGELGLNLGGGEEPTPRDYAKLLDEVKDRQDHELIETMLLRSMQQAVYQPDNKGHFGLALKSYAHFTSPIRRYPDLILHRAIKSILRKQSGSEGGLVGAWAYSETQLDELGVHTSMTERRADDATRQVDEWLKCEFMLDHIGMEFDGVISSVTNFGLFIRLSDYQIDGLVHISNLDNDYYHFDQQKGMLIGENSRSVFRLGDSVKVKVKDVNLDDRKIDLTLLEATSPSGKKRDMPKKGSGKPKGNRSSKNKRGGQRKKTSHNKNRK; encoded by the coding sequence ATGTCAGATAATAAAACAATGCCCGAATACGAAGTCGAAATTCCAAGTCGCGAGCAGCTACTGCAGTTAGTGAAAGATAACCAGAAGCCTGTGCCTTTTGATGAGTTTATTCGCGTTTTTAAACTTGATGACGAGCGACAGTCGATTGGTCTTAAGAGACGTTTGCGAGCGATGGAGCGAGACGGGCAACTGATATACAGTAAAGCCAATGCATATGGTCTACCCGAGCGTATGGATCTTATTAAAGGTCGTATCATTGGTCACAAGGACGGTTTTGGATTCTGCCAGCCAGACGAAGGTGGTCCAGATTTATTTATTCCTCACCATCAAATGTACTCTGTCCTTCATGGCGACCGTGTATTAGTCAAAAAAAGTGGTAAAGACAGTCGCGGTAAGACAGAAGGGCGAATTGTTCGAGTGACAGAGCCGCGTGACAGTAATATCGTTGGGCGTTATTTTATCGAGCATGATCTCGGCATTGTCGTACCGGATGACAATCGCATTAGCCAGGACATTTTAATTCCCGACGCCGACAAGAATGGTGCCCGCCATGGACAGCTTGTTGTGGTTGAAATTACGCGTCGGCCCAGCCGCCGTACCAGCCCTATCGGACGAGTTACGGAGGTTTTGGGTGAGCACATGGCACCTGGCATGGAGATTGAAGTCGCCATTCGCGAGCACGACATTCCTAACGAATGGCCAAAAGGGATTGATAACGAGCTGTCGAAGTACAGTGAAGAAGTGCCCAAAGAAGCTTATGAAGGCCGCGTGGACTTACGAGAACTGCCATTAATTACCATCGATGGTGCGGATTCGCGTGACTTTGATGACGCGGTCTGCTGTATGCCTGAAGAAAAGGGCTGGCGTCTGTGGGTTGCGATAGCAGACGTGTCTTATTATGTGCGTCCTGATACTGCTTTGGACAAGTCAGCGACAGAGCGCGGTAATTCGGTTTATTTCCCGAATAATGTGATTCCGATGCTACCGGAGAAACTCTCAAACGGTCTTTGTTCACTCAACCCGGATGTTGACCGGTTATGCATGGTTGCAGAGATGGAACTAGGCCCGAGAGGTAAGCTAAAAGCGTCACAGTTTTATCCTGCGGTTATGAAAAGCCATGCAAGATTAACGTATGACAAAGTGAAAGATATTCTTGACGGTGACAAAGAGCTAAGAGAACAGTATGAACCGGTTCTTGGCAACATAGAAGAATTGCGAAAGCTGTATAATGCGTTAAGTGCGGCACGAAAACGTCGTTCAGCTATTGAGTTTGACACTCAAGAAACGCGTTTTATATTTAATGCTCAACGCAAGATTGAGCGCATTGAGCCGGTTAAGCGTCACGTTGCACATAAAATAATTGAAGAATGCATGATTATGGCAAATGTGGCGGCCGCTCAGCTAATAGAGTCGGATAAAGAAGTGGGGGCCTTATTCCGCGTTCACGAAACGCCGAGCGATGAACGTCTGACTAGCTTCAGAACGTTTCTTGGCGAGCTTGGCCTGAATTTAGGCGGAGGCGAAGAACCGACTCCCAGAGACTACGCGAAGCTACTGGATGAAGTAAAAGACCGCCAGGATCACGAATTGATTGAAACTATGTTGTTGCGTTCTATGCAGCAAGCGGTCTACCAACCAGATAACAAAGGCCATTTCGGCCTGGCGCTGAAATCCTACGCGCATTTCACATCACCGATTCGCCGTTATCCAGACCTCATTTTGCATCGTGCGATTAAGTCCATATTGCGTAAGCAAAGCGGCAGTGAAGGTGGTCTAGTGGGGGCTTGGGCCTACTCAGAGACACAGTTAGATGAGCTTGGTGTGCATACATCGATGACTGAGCGCCGCGCGGATGATGCGACACGACAAGTTGATGAGTGGTTGAAGTGTGAATTTATGCTTGACCATATTGGTATGGAGTTTGACGGTGTCATATCGTCGGTGACGAACTTTGGCTTGTTTATCCGGTTGAGCGACTATCAAATTGACGGTCTGGTTCACATTAGTAATTTAGACAATGACTATTATCATTTTGACCAACAGAAGGGAATGTTGATTGGCGAGAACAGCCGCAGTGTGTTCCGTCTGGGTGACAGCGTAAAAGTAAAAGTTAAAGATGTGAACCTGGATGATCGTAAAATTGACTTAACCTTGCTGGAGGCAACCAGTCCGAGTGGCAAAAAACGCGATATGCCAAAGAAAGGTTCGGGCAAACCGAAAGGTAATCGCTCGTCGAAAAATAAGCGGGGAGGCCAGCGCAAAAAGACCTCTCACAACAAGAACCGGAAATAA
- the rlmB gene encoding 23S rRNA (guanosine(2251)-2'-O)-methyltransferase RlmB, translated as MSQKVTVFGLHAVKAILKNHPDRLVELYVSKERQDDAVKEIVNECYATGIRPQWVPKQALEKRSEGGNHQGVVATVHSPPTLTEHDLPQLIDSSETSSLFLVLDGVTDPHNLGACLRTADAAGVTGVIVPKDKSAQITPTVRKVASGAAEHVPLIVVTNLARTLRDLQEQGVWVYGTAGEATKSVYDIDFRGPVAIVMGAEGKGMRRITRETCDELIAIPLSGSVSSLNVSVASGVCLFEVVRQRSGS; from the coding sequence ATGAGTCAGAAAGTTACTGTTTTTGGTTTGCATGCCGTTAAGGCAATTCTAAAGAATCATCCTGACCGTTTGGTTGAGCTTTATGTTTCAAAAGAACGTCAGGACGATGCGGTGAAAGAGATCGTCAACGAGTGTTATGCCACTGGTATTCGACCACAATGGGTGCCAAAGCAGGCACTTGAGAAGCGGTCTGAGGGAGGCAATCATCAAGGGGTTGTGGCGACAGTACACTCTCCGCCTACATTGACAGAGCATGACTTACCGCAGTTAATTGATAGTTCAGAAACATCGTCGCTGTTTTTAGTGCTTGATGGTGTGACTGACCCGCATAATCTTGGCGCTTGCTTGAGAACGGCCGACGCAGCAGGTGTAACTGGCGTTATCGTGCCGAAAGACAAGTCCGCTCAAATCACACCAACGGTGCGAAAAGTGGCGTCTGGCGCTGCTGAGCATGTGCCTTTAATTGTGGTGACTAACTTAGCCAGAACTCTGCGCGACCTGCAAGAGCAAGGCGTTTGGGTGTACGGCACTGCCGGAGAGGCGACAAAGTCAGTTTACGATATCGACTTCAGAGGTCCGGTGGCTATAGTGATGGGCGCTGAAGGCAAAGGCATGCGCCGTATTACCCGTGAAACTTGTGATGAGTTGATAGCTATTCCGCTGAGCGGTAGTGTCAGTAGTCTGAATGTGTCAGTTGCCAGCGGTGTTTGTCTGTTTGAAGTGGTGAGGCAGCGCAGTGGATCTTAA
- a CDS encoding signaling protein: protein MDLKRKLIPVGIALAMVAVLFISWTPNWDSPEWMRSTKPFVSFDFNLDNADSRAAKELVIDIKNRLQVRHEWHVVKEKESQWQVQTTVTEDAASVQLDASVFKEGKPVDHLIVRGEKAVANELADRLVSLLSSRIEKAHKDAD from the coding sequence GTGGATCTTAAACGAAAGCTGATTCCTGTTGGCATTGCACTGGCGATGGTTGCGGTGTTGTTTATTAGTTGGACGCCTAATTGGGATAGCCCGGAATGGATGCGTTCGACGAAGCCTTTTGTTTCTTTTGATTTTAATTTAGACAACGCCGATAGCCGAGCCGCAAAAGAATTGGTTATTGATATAAAAAACCGTTTACAAGTGCGGCACGAGTGGCATGTTGTTAAAGAAAAAGAGTCACAGTGGCAAGTACAAACAACAGTAACCGAAGATGCGGCTAGTGTTCAGTTAGACGCGTCAGTCTTCAAAGAAGGAAAACCGGTTGATCACCTAATTGTTCGTGGCGAAAAAGCCGTTGCTAACGAATTAGCTGACCGGCTTGTTTCTCTTCTGAGTTCCCGCATAGAAAAAGCCCATAAAGACGCCGACTAA
- the rpsF gene encoding 30S ribosomal protein S6 — translation MRHYEIVFMVHPDQSEQVPGMIERYSETIKQGGGQIHRLEDWGRRQLAYPINKLHKAHYVLLNIEASADVVEELETAFRFNDAVLRNMIMRKKEAITEPSPLTKPKEDRKGDSEAA, via the coding sequence ATGCGTCATTACGAAATCGTATTTATGGTCCACCCGGACCAAAGCGAGCAAGTACCTGGCATGATCGAACGCTACAGCGAAACGATCAAGCAAGGTGGTGGTCAAATCCATCGTTTAGAAGACTGGGGCCGTCGTCAATTGGCTTACCCAATCAACAAGCTGCACAAAGCGCACTATGTTCTTTTGAACATTGAAGCGTCAGCAGACGTTGTGGAAGAGCTTGAAACTGCATTCCGTTTTAACGATGCAGTCTTACGCAACATGATCATGCGTAAGAAAGAAGCGATTACTGAACCTTCGCCGCTGACTAAGCCGAAGGAAGATCGCAAAGGTGACAGTGAAGCTGCGTAA
- the priB gene encoding primosomal replication protein N produces the protein MNRLHLTGTLSKAAKLETSPSGIEHLQLVIEHRSMQPEAGMNRQSYVRIQVVLSGEGLQHWLQKLTVGCEVLAEGFLHRHEDNSGTPRLVLHAQHLELI, from the coding sequence ATGAATCGACTGCATTTAACCGGAACTTTAAGCAAGGCTGCCAAGCTGGAAACTAGCCCATCGGGTATAGAACATTTGCAGTTAGTGATTGAGCATCGGTCGATGCAACCCGAAGCGGGTATGAATCGCCAGTCTTATGTGCGAATTCAAGTCGTTTTAAGTGGTGAAGGTTTACAACACTGGTTACAAAAATTGACGGTGGGTTGTGAAGTTCTGGCAGAAGGATTTCTGCACAGACACGAAGACAATAGCGGTACGCCGCGCTTGGTACTTCACGCTCAGCATCTAGAATTGATTTAA
- the rpsR gene encoding 30S ribosomal protein S18, whose product MARFFRRRKFCRFKADGVKEIDYKDIATLKNYITETGKIVPSRITGTSAKYQRQLARAIKRARYLSLLPYTDSHQ is encoded by the coding sequence ATGGCTCGTTTTTTCCGTCGCCGTAAGTTCTGCCGCTTTAAAGCAGACGGCGTAAAAGAAATTGATTACAAAGATATCGCTACGCTTAAGAACTACATTACCGAAACCGGTAAAATCGTTCCTAGCCGTATTACTGGAACATCTGCTAAGTATCAGCGTCAGTTAGCGCGCGCAATTAAGCGTGCCCGTTATTTGTCACTGCTGCCTTATACTGATTCACATCAGTAA
- the rplI gene encoding 50S ribosomal protein L9, giving the protein MNIILLDKIANLGSLGDQVSVKSGYARNFLFPQGKAVPATKSNIELFEQRRAEYEAKLADDLAAAEARAEKVNALDAVVIESKAGDEGKLFGSIGTRDIADAVTAAGVEVKKSEVLMPHGTIREVGEFDIELHLHADVFANITLKVVAAE; this is encoded by the coding sequence ATGAACATCATTTTATTAGACAAAATTGCTAACTTGGGAAGCCTTGGCGATCAAGTAAGCGTGAAATCTGGTTATGCACGTAACTTCCTTTTCCCTCAAGGAAAAGCAGTACCTGCAACTAAAAGCAACATCGAGCTGTTCGAACAACGCCGTGCTGAGTACGAAGCAAAATTAGCTGACGACTTAGCCGCAGCAGAAGCGCGCGCTGAAAAAGTTAACGCGTTAGATGCGGTTGTTATCGAATCTAAAGCGGGTGATGAAGGTAAATTATTTGGCTCAATCGGTACTCGCGACATTGCTGATGCAGTAACTGCTGCTGGCGTTGAAGTGAAGAAGAGCGAAGTATTAATGCCGCACGGAACTATCCGTGAAGTAGGCGAATTTGACATCGAATTGCACTTGCATGCTGATGTATTCGCAAATATCACTCTGAAAGTTGTTGCTGCTGAGTAA
- a CDS encoding RNA polymerase sigma factor, whose translation MQADPDEQDIIEAINGDVRAFKRLYERHLNHVYGLVFRLCGDRAMADDLTQDVFVQLWEKLSSFRFESKFSTWLYSVTSHICLSELRRQKRWFQRFKNSPKDGVELADKGDADLSRLDTLLFRLPEQARQVFVLHALEGAPHQQIANVLGIAVGTSKAQFHRARKSLEEWLEND comes from the coding sequence GTGCAAGCAGACCCCGATGAGCAGGACATCATTGAGGCTATAAATGGTGATGTTAGGGCGTTCAAGCGACTGTATGAGCGACATTTAAACCATGTTTATGGGCTGGTCTTCCGTTTGTGTGGTGACCGCGCAATGGCTGATGACTTAACTCAGGATGTATTTGTACAGTTGTGGGAGAAGCTGAGCAGCTTCCGCTTTGAATCGAAATTCAGCACATGGTTATACAGTGTTACGAGTCATATTTGCCTGAGTGAGTTGCGTCGGCAAAAACGGTGGTTTCAACGCTTTAAGAACTCGCCAAAAGACGGCGTAGAGCTAGCGGATAAAGGAGATGCCGACTTGAGTAGATTGGATACTCTGTTATTCCGGTTGCCGGAGCAGGCTCGTCAGGTGTTTGTGTTACACGCGTTAGAAGGTGCACCGCATCAACAAATTGCGAATGTTCTGGGAATTGCCGTTGGGACGAGTAAGGCCCAGTTTCACCGCGCCAGAAAGAGTCTTGAGGAGTGGCTGGAAAATGACTAA
- a CDS encoding DUF4097 family beta strand repeat-containing protein, whose amino-acid sequence MKTFITLLSSALLLITSSVLAQDKVDKELAVSTTSRLSIDNMRGKLELVTSDSDNVRVVGTLDEDAEDFIFEQRGNTVYIEVKTPQNKGFSFSSSDSEGSDLKVYAPKSMDIDIKGVSMDVSAAGFTNDFDIRLVSGDIVINNISGLAHLKTVSGDITAKDMSGNGSFETVSGDIIDTESKSTEGSYQAVSGDITVESSRLSDITLQTVSGDIDATLGLLKKAKMTTVSGDAQLIAELAESARVEAKSVSGDVDFGWRGDLHANFSINSNAGGKITNRLTDDKVEKAEWGPSSTLEFKVGNATSDVSATTVSGEITLSKE is encoded by the coding sequence ATGAAAACGTTCATTACTTTACTGAGCAGCGCTTTGCTTTTAATAACCTCATCGGTTTTAGCGCAAGATAAAGTCGATAAGGAGTTGGCGGTTTCAACAACTAGCCGGCTGTCTATCGATAACATGCGCGGAAAGCTGGAATTGGTCACCTCTGACAGCGATAACGTCAGAGTGGTTGGAACTCTTGATGAAGACGCCGAGGACTTCATTTTCGAACAGCGTGGTAACACCGTCTATATTGAAGTAAAAACGCCTCAAAATAAGGGCTTCAGTTTTTCTTCGTCAGACTCTGAAGGCTCAGATTTAAAAGTTTATGCGCCGAAGTCAATGGATATTGATATTAAGGGCGTTTCCATGGATGTCTCCGCAGCAGGTTTTACGAATGACTTTGATATACGCCTCGTGAGTGGCGACATCGTTATTAATAACATTAGCGGACTTGCTCATCTAAAAACCGTCAGTGGTGATATTACCGCGAAAGATATGAGTGGTAATGGTAGCTTTGAAACGGTTAGCGGCGACATCATCGATACTGAAAGTAAGTCCACTGAAGGTTCATACCAAGCGGTTAGTGGTGATATTACGGTGGAGTCGAGCCGTCTTTCTGACATTACTTTGCAGACAGTGTCCGGGGATATTGATGCCACCTTAGGGTTATTGAAGAAGGCGAAAATGACGACAGTCAGTGGCGATGCTCAGTTAATTGCTGAACTGGCTGAATCAGCTCGGGTTGAGGCGAAGTCTGTCAGCGGTGACGTTGATTTTGGCTGGAGAGGTGATTTGCATGCTAACTTCTCAATTAATTCAAATGCGGGCGGAAAGATCACAAACCGTCTAACGGATGACAAAGTAGAAAAGGCTGAGTGGGGTCCGTCATCGACATTAGAGTTTAAAGTTGGTAATGCGACCTCCGACGTTTCGGCAACGACTGTTAGCGGAGAAATAACATTAAGCAAAGAGTAG
- the dnaB gene encoding replicative DNA helicase, with amino-acid sequence MAETAKKRDVSVEALRSAPHSIEAEQSVLGGLMLDNDAWDRVSGSIIADDFYHRAHRLIFKAMNELAQRSQPMDLVTVSELLESGGELEQIGGFAYLGEIAKNTPSAANILAYANIVRERAIVRDMIGAANEIVEAGYDNQGRTSAQLLDEAETKVLQIAEKRVSSSEGPQGINQILERTVSKIEQLSKLKNNNGVTGVSTGFTDLDQMTAGLQPSDLVIVAARPSMGKTTFAMNLAENIALNDDKPVLVFSLEMPAEQLMMRMLASLSRVDQNKVRTGKLEDDDWARIASVMNMLNDRNNIYIDDSSGLTPNEVRSRARRVYREHKGISMIMVDYLQLMTVPGMSENRTLEIAEISRSLKSLAKELKVPVVALSQLNRSLEQRSDKRPVNSDLRESGSIEQDADVIMFIYRDEVYHPDSAEKGMAEIIIGKQRNGPIGKVDLKFHGHLSRFDNYARAADDRY; translated from the coding sequence ATGGCAGAGACAGCAAAGAAACGAGACGTATCCGTTGAAGCATTGCGCTCAGCGCCGCATTCAATTGAGGCGGAGCAGTCGGTTTTAGGCGGGCTTATGCTCGACAACGACGCATGGGATCGTGTTTCCGGAAGTATTATTGCTGATGATTTCTACCATCGTGCTCACCGGCTAATATTTAAAGCGATGAACGAATTGGCTCAGCGCAGCCAACCAATGGACTTGGTCACGGTCTCTGAGCTATTGGAAAGCGGCGGCGAACTAGAACAGATTGGTGGTTTTGCCTATCTTGGTGAAATTGCCAAAAACACGCCTAGTGCCGCAAATATATTAGCTTACGCAAATATTGTGAGAGAGCGGGCCATTGTCCGGGACATGATAGGTGCTGCTAATGAAATCGTGGAAGCAGGCTATGATAACCAGGGTCGAACCAGCGCACAGTTATTAGACGAAGCTGAGACCAAAGTTTTGCAGATTGCTGAAAAACGTGTCAGCTCTAGTGAAGGCCCCCAGGGTATTAATCAAATTCTGGAGCGAACCGTTAGCAAAATAGAGCAGCTGAGTAAGCTTAAGAATAATAATGGCGTTACCGGGGTATCGACTGGCTTCACAGACTTAGATCAAATGACAGCCGGGTTGCAGCCTTCAGACTTAGTCATTGTTGCTGCGCGACCATCAATGGGTAAAACCACCTTTGCGATGAACTTGGCTGAAAACATAGCGCTTAATGATGACAAACCGGTCTTAGTTTTTAGCTTAGAAATGCCGGCTGAACAGTTGATGATGCGTATGCTGGCGTCATTAAGCCGTGTCGATCAGAATAAGGTTCGTACTGGCAAACTAGAAGATGATGATTGGGCTCGAATCGCATCCGTGATGAACATGCTAAACGACAGAAACAATATCTATATCGATGACTCGTCAGGCCTTACGCCGAACGAGGTTCGTTCTCGTGCGAGACGGGTTTATCGAGAGCACAAAGGTATTTCGATGATTATGGTGGATTACCTTCAGTTAATGACGGTGCCCGGGATGTCTGAAAACCGAACGTTGGAAATTGCGGAGATATCACGCTCATTAAAGTCGCTTGCTAAAGAACTTAAGGTTCCGGTTGTTGCGCTATCGCAGCTAAACCGCTCACTTGAGCAACGCTCAGATAAACGCCCTGTGAACTCGGACTTGCGTGAATCCGGCTCAATAGAGCAGGACGCGGACGTGATCATGTTTATTTACCGGGACGAAGTTTACCACCCGGATTCAGCTGAAAAAGGAATGGCCGAGATTATTATCGGTAAACAACGTAATGGGCCTATTGGTAAGGTAGACTTGAAGTTCCACGGGCACTTATCCAGGTTCGATAATTATGCCCGTGCAGCAGACGACCGTTACTAG
- a CDS encoding chemotaxis protein CheX, whose product MNAEFVNPFLQALQNVLSMMAQMELKPGKAQLKKDEYARGDVSGIIGMVGPQIKGSFSISFEENLACEIMNKMLGELPDSINEDVCDMVGEITNMVTGGAKKTLGENGYDFDMATPIVVSGKDHTISHKSEGSKLIMPFNHVAGKAYIEICFDKIK is encoded by the coding sequence ATGAATGCCGAGTTTGTAAACCCATTTCTTCAAGCGTTGCAAAATGTCTTGTCGATGATGGCACAAATGGAATTGAAACCAGGCAAAGCTCAGTTAAAGAAGGACGAGTATGCTCGTGGCGATGTATCCGGGATTATCGGCATGGTAGGTCCTCAAATAAAAGGGTCATTTTCTATTTCTTTTGAAGAGAACCTTGCTTGTGAAATTATGAATAAAATGCTTGGTGAATTACCTGATAGCATTAACGAAGATGTCTGTGACATGGTTGGTGAAATTACCAATATGGTTACAGGGGGCGCCAAGAAGACGTTAGGTGAAAATGGCTACGACTTTGATATGGCCACCCCAATCGTTGTGTCAGGGAAAGACCATACCATTTCACATAAGTCAGAAGGCTCTAAACTTATAATGCCGTTCAACCATGTTGCGGGCAAAGCCTACATCGAGATTTGCTTCGACAAAATCAAATGA
- a CDS encoding DUF6702 family protein, protein MKAKVFIALLGVVLTLPALAHRYFFGLTEISSNQNTGAVEFIHQYTLHDVQHALSKLAGERFSLDKDNAEAVLKRWVTDNFSIKNVDGEKVNLTWVGFEADYQKIWVYQELPEQKNLCGWEVSNTLLFDTFSAQVNTINIVDEYGNRSLILTDENRTDIINCQKESKD, encoded by the coding sequence ATGAAAGCTAAAGTCTTTATTGCTTTACTAGGTGTTGTGCTGACGCTTCCGGCGTTGGCACACCGTTATTTTTTCGGACTGACTGAAATAAGCAGTAACCAAAATACAGGTGCTGTAGAGTTTATTCACCAGTATACGTTACATGATGTTCAACACGCGTTAAGCAAGCTTGCGGGCGAACGCTTTAGCCTTGATAAAGACAATGCGGAAGCGGTTTTAAAGCGCTGGGTTACCGATAATTTTTCAATCAAAAATGTTGATGGCGAAAAGGTGAACCTGACATGGGTTGGTTTTGAGGCTGACTATCAGAAAATATGGGTCTACCAAGAGCTTCCTGAACAAAAAAATTTATGCGGTTGGGAGGTTTCTAATACCCTGTTATTCGACACTTTTTCCGCACAAGTCAATACTATCAACATTGTTGATGAATACGGAAACCGCAGTCTGATATTAACGGATGAAAACAGAACTGATATTATCAACTGCCAGAAAGAGAGTAAGGATTAA